One Pseudomonas sp. MM213 genomic window, TTCGCGGGCAAGCCTCGCTCCTACGGGTATGCGCTGTCTGTAGGAGCGAGGCTTGCCCGCGAAGACGCCCCCAAGACGAATCAGTCGTCCAGGGCTTTCACCGACTTGGGCGACAACCGCAAACTGCGCAGGCTGCGCTTGACGCTCTTGAGGTGGTTGACCAGGCTCGGCCCGCGCGCCATGGCCACGCCCATCGCCAACACGTCGATCACCACCAAATGAGCGATGCGCGAGGTCAGCGGTGTATAGATTTCGGTGTCTTCGTGCACGTCGATGGCCAAGTTGACGGTCGACAGCTCGGCCAACGGTGTCTGGCTCGGACACAAGGTGATAAGCGAGGCACCGCTTTCACGCACCAGATTCGCGGTAATCAACAGATCCTTGGAACGCCCGGACTGGGAAATGCAGATCGCCACGTCAGTCGGCTTCAAGGTGACCGCCGACATCGCCTGCATGTGCGGGTCGGAATACGCGGCTGCCGTCAGCAGCAAACGGAAGAATTTGTGCTGGGCATCCGCCGCCACCGCGCCTGATGCGCCAAAGCCATAAAACTCGACACGCTGGGCCTGGGACATCAGCGATACCGCTCGCTGCAACTCCACCGGGTCGAGCTTCTCGCGAACCTCCATCAGGGTGTGCAGTGTGGTGTCGAAAATCTTCAGGCTGTAGTCGGCGACCGAATCGTCTTCATGGATCGCGAACTGGCCGAAGCTCGCACCGGCCGCCAGGCTTTGCGCCAGTTTCAGTTTCAGATCCTGAAACCCGGAACAACCGATGGCGCGGCAGAACCGCACGATGGTCGGCTCGCTGATGCCCACGCTGTGGGCCAGGTCGGCCATGGAGCTGTGCATCACCGCCGCCGGGTCAAGCAGCACGTGGTCGGCGACCTTGAGCTCCGACTTGCGTAACAGGTGGCGTGACTGGGCGATGTGTTGCAGCAGATTCAAGGGGCTGGAC contains:
- the hexR gene encoding transcriptional regulator HexR, whose protein sequence is MNLLQHIAQSRHLLRKSELKVADHVLLDPAAVMHSSMADLAHSVGISEPTIVRFCRAIGCSGFQDLKLKLAQSLAAGASFGQFAIHEDDSVADYSLKIFDTTLHTLMEVREKLDPVELQRAVSLMSQAQRVEFYGFGASGAVAADAQHKFFRLLLTAAAYSDPHMQAMSAVTLKPTDVAICISQSGRSKDLLITANLVRESGASLITLCPSQTPLAELSTVNLAIDVHEDTEIYTPLTSRIAHLVVIDVLAMGVAMARGPSLVNHLKSVKRSLRSLRLSPKSVKALDD